A single window of Nicotiana sylvestris chromosome 3, ASM39365v2, whole genome shotgun sequence DNA harbors:
- the LOC138887385 gene encoding secreted RxLR effector protein 161-like — MEASKVIDTPIVMATRLDMDEAGSPINQTMYRGIIGSLLYLTVSRLDIIFNVGLCARFQSNPKESYLKATKRILRYLKGTQDLVLYYPTGDSINLIGYVDAGYAGYLVDRKSTFGMAHFLGSCLISWGTRNRNLVALSIVEVEYVIAASYCAQLLWIKNQLEDFGVLTKSVTLLCNNTSALNMAKNPVQHKRTKDIDVRHHFLRDNVEKGLICMMFCSTEDQIADIFTKALSREHFERNRVKLELLKLN, encoded by the coding sequence atggaagcatcaaaagtgatagacactcccattgttatggccactcgactggacatggatgaagcaGGGTCTCCTATaaatcaaaccatgtatagaggcattattgggtctcttctctatcttACTGTCAGTAGACTTGATATTATCTTCAATGTGGGGCTATGcgcaaggtttcaatcaaatcccaaggaatcttaTTTGAAGGCAACCAAAAGAATTCTGAGATATCTTAaaggaacacaggacctggtCCTTTATTATCCCACAGGTGATAGTATTAACCTTATTGGATATGTTGATGCAGgatatgcaggttatcttgtagACAGGAAGAGCACTTTTGGAATGGCTCATTTCCTAGGttcatgtcttatctcttggggcacaaggaaTCGAAACTTAGTGGCTCTTTCAATAGTTGAGGTAGAATATGTAATCGCAGCATCCTATTGTGCACAACTTTTGTGGATCAAGAACCAATTGGAGGACTTTGGGGTACTCACTAAGAGTGTTACCCTTCTATGTAATAACacaagtgcactcaacatggccaagaatccagttcaacacaaaaggaccaaggatattgatgtgaggcatcactttctgagggacaatgtggagaaaggaTTGATATGCATGATGTTCTGtagcacagaagatcaaattgcagatatcttTACAAAGGCATTAagtagggaacattttgaaagaaacagagtgaaGTTGGAGCTTTTAAAGCtcaattga